A stretch of DNA from Solea solea chromosome 11, fSolSol10.1, whole genome shotgun sequence:
CGAAGGAAATTTACACTTGAGCACACACATTAGCGTGATAATAACTACACAAAATACATGTCtggatacattttatttatgtactttGGGTTTTGAGGCTATGTAGGGTACTGGACTTATGACCTGTTCTACAGGCAGCCACGGGGTGGTGATTGGTCACTATCATACCACCGTCCACACCCACCTCAGTGGCTCACTGTATCTATGCTGAATTTCCATATTAGCTATTTCACCCagaacatttagatttaacatttaggtgtaaaatgtaatatttaactATGTAACACATTTCCAAGTTAACAAATATTGCTCTAAAAGTGGTAAAGGGTTAATGGCAACTGATGATACTAACTAACCAAGGCAAAAGTTGTTACTTCCTTCTAAATATTTCCTCCAACATGTGACAACCTGTGTCTCTTGTTATGAAAGACACTGAAAACattcctctgtctgtttgttttctctccagcTTGAAAAGGGTCAGCACTATATAAAAAATGCATGAACTGACCTCAGACTTTTACCTTTGAACACCCGAGACAGACTCAACATTGAACGTTAGAATAAAAGAAGTTCGGAGGTTGAACTTACGGAGGCTCCGAGGAtgataaatatgtgtgtgttggaaaGAGTGGACCTCTCCTCTCCATAGAGATCCTTCCTGAACTGACCAAACACCTCAGAGCGAGTCAAAGTCTCAGTGCTCATCATTagtctctccctttctctctctgctgatgTCTCTCTTGGGTACAAACAACTGATTCAAGGAGGCGCTACTCTACTCGTTTTTTTCCGTTACTATGGGTGGAACTAGCAGAAGCGGAAGCAGCCGCTCGTTCATCCTgcagtttgtttgtatttcaccTGATGTTGAAACTAAACCCCCGCCTTCATGATGGAGGACGTGCcggcatttaaataaataaataaataaataaataaataaatacatacgtTTGTGTCCCACCTTCTTTAACAAAACACCGGCTGTGTATGTCGTTTTTTAATGTTCATAGCTTCACCGTCTGTAGCGATGAAATGAATAAAGTACCGCTCATGTACGGTAGCTGAGGCCACTTCCGGTCGTCACGTCTTCCCTGTAAATCTAACGTTGCCCACGATTCACACAGTGCATCGATTTCAATGTCATCCTTGTCTTGCAGAAATACTTACTGATATACTGccgcagaaaaaaaaatacttcctCATAtttttgtgaaagaaaaaagaaaaagaaaaaaaaaaacagtgatctgtgaccctcatgtggaggaagaTAATGGATGCAACACCGCTACTCTCCAGCCCCTTCAGTCCAACAGGTGTGGTGACACGCAGGTATAGGTGGTTGTACACACACTACAAAATGCAATGATTCCCAAACTGGgataaatatacatacagtcAAATTCAGCCAAACATTGCAgtagatttctttaaaaaaaaaaaaaaaataaataaaaaatgaactgGTGAGAAAAAATTGATTTGAAGAGAttttatttgatgtgtgtgttgggggacACATGACTGGCGGTCAAATGTCTGAAGGGGTATGGGACTgtgaaaagtttgggaaccactgccctaatggacaaaaatgCAGTGCACTAAAGTTCCCTTGAATCACAAGACGCATGCAAAATACTCTGTAGAGCAGgttttctcaatcctggtccttgggACCCACTGCCCTTTATATTTTACACGTTTTCTTGCTCCAACAAAGAAATATATAATTGCACATGatttgcgatatcagagggaatggagttttttttacattgttactctcattttcatttaaaaaacacatttaaaatgattaccgtgtgatatttgtgccgatctgtgagaaacaaagttctgttcagtctgtagaataagatgtgaaTAGATTAAGACGATGATTATTTTACTCTAGAGTGGTATAAAAAATggtatatataaaaacattgtcATTATAAGTAGCCTCTAAAGCgaaatatacattaaaaatgtgtttgtttccaaaGGAGTGCTTTTCTCGTGGAGAAAAGTGTAGTGCCCTATAAGATGCCCTTCCAATCAAAAAGGTGCTGGTATGAAGTTCCCTACTGCCCCTAAACATGAGTAagtaatagaaataaattaaacaattatGTGTGGAGGTTCATACAGAGGTCCACATGAAATTCTGTCTTTGGTCCCAGGTCGCACTTTAGACATGCATGCTTTAAGTGTACTAGTCAAAAGTAAATGCATCAGTGGTAAATGTGCACATTCTATAAGAGCAGGTTTAGCAAACTGCAGAAAATCCAGCCCATTCACTTTCTGTCAAGATTCAGGAGTAGGAATGTTCCTTGCTCAACCACACCTTGGACAAATGTTGTGCAAACATCACCTGTGACCAAACAGAGGCTATAGCTTTGTCACAGAAAGAGTCCTTATCACTAAATAGCCTCTGGTAGGGCGGTTTTCACAGTGTTGTTTGAGTAATGACTGTGTCCAAACAACTAAATGCAACCCCAACTCTAAATccaattgtttcttttttaatacgTGTAGCATCAGGAACTACAAGAAAAACTCGGTGAATCATTCCTTCAGGGTTTGGTTTACTGGGTAAATGATTAACAACAATCACCTGcctacaacataaaaaaacattctacTAATAATAACCAGGACAACTAATTGTTGGTTGCTGGTATATTTCATTAGTTAATCATTCTGCACTATTAATCTCTTGGTCCTCAGGAGACGTTTTGCATTATTTCATTGCCATAGAAAGCAAAACAGGTCACTATACAGTGATGTTTCATATAAGAATGTAAATTCATTGAATTAAGATCATTACAGTTTACAGCCCTCACCCCATGATTAAGCTGTAACTCATGTACACATACCTTCCACACTCAATGGGTAATAGGTGTCCCCCAACTTCAAATGTCTTTCCTTCCTGAGATTCCcccataaataaattaaaaagtgtatgtcctttcatcatcatcatctgatgTGAGTGTCTTTactctgtcctccattttttATCAGTCATTGTGCTTTTACCAGATGCCCCAAGCTTCACAGCACAAAGTTCTTCTGGATCAGTGTAGAGTCTGAGGACAGGGGCACAGAGTGCCAGAGGTCACCTGATGTGAACACTGGGAGGTCAGCTGAAAGACCAGTGTTGGTAGAGATCAGCGGCGTTACAGTCGTCCATCTTAGTTCTGCCTTCTTTTAATTGTAAACATTTTCCACTGCTGGGGTTCTTCAGAAGATTTTCCTGAAAAGTAGCATCAGAGAAAGTCAACACACGCAGTTtcctttattaaaataaaaataaaaaagatgcaAGTACACTGTGTATATGCTATAGCCATACTGTATAAATTTAGCTGTCAGACATgataattaaatcaatattgTGATACAAACCTCTGTAAAGACCCACTCCTGTTGTGGTGATAAACTGGTGCCCTTCCCCTTGCGCTGACATAGCTCAATCTTCACCCGCTCTGGATAAGGAGTGGCATGTAGACACAGCTGCTTACCAATGTTATGGCGCAGCTCCTTATGAGATGAGTATTCAAAATACTGGAGGAGAGATAAATCTAATTAGAAACTAAATTGACACAGAGCTtcaaaaatatcttcatttctTGAAGGTTCAGTGTTCAACATTAagcagggtttattggcagaaattaattACACACgtttgtttaagtgtataatcacttttaaataaaaatctttttgtagccttagaataagcatTTTCAAGCGCTAATTCTTACCCACTGGCCTTTTCATTTTACAAATGTAAATCACTGTACCTGGTTGCCTCCCATGTTGTGACAGGTGTACATGATCAGAGGTTTGCCTCCCTCGTTGTGCTCGCCGACATCCAAACAGGTTTTAGATCCTGAGTTTCTAAGCTGGTGCAAACACAGACGGACAACAACAGTTAAGATGTCGCTGCACATGTGAGCGAGTGCCACGCAAAAAGGGAAACGTGACTTACTGCGCCGTATTTTTCTGGCGCCAAGTCTGGAATGAAGGCCTCTGGGTAGACTGTGTTGAGGTACCAGGTGAAATTCTTACACTGAAGCCGCTCTTTGAGATTCAGACGGTCAGTGACGTCCCCGTACTTGTGCTGTGACAGTGAAGAAATGACATTGTATCCATGCGCATTCAACAACATTAAATCACTGTCCGCAGGTCACACTGACCTCACTGGCCATGGTTGCAGCGTTCTTGTTGCGACGATAGAAGATCTTCTTGTAGTCATCCATCCAGACCTCAGCCAAGCGAACCTGGTTGCGAGTGACTTCTGTACCTTTGGGGAAAGTATGGGGGCTCTTGGTGCGGAAAACATGGCCAACCACAGAACAAGGGATGATCTCTAGCTGACCGCCACACTGCCACACCTATGAATACATTTTGACATTCAGCAATTAAGACTCCAATCTTGATAGAAAGAGAAAGATCTTTTTAGCCAGATACAGAGACTGACCCTGAATGACATCTCCACATTTTCTCCACCCCATATCTCCATCTGGTCATCATATGTACCAATGTGTTCAAAGTACTTCTTTGAGATTGAGAAGAGACCTCCAGCAAAAGTAGGTGTTCTGAAAATGTCACAGGCAGGTACAAAATCTTGAGGCGCATACAGTAAACGACTCCGGGTGTTTCTCTGTGACACCCACACAATGTTTCTTACTTCACAGGGTAGGTTTCATCCTTGCGCAGCTTCCTTGCCTCCTCAGGAATGGCCTCCCAGCCAAACGTTAAGCTCCAGTCAAATGTCCCTCTGTTGTAAGCGCGGTTTGTGACCACAGGTTTGTGAAACTGAAAGCTGTTGAGGTCAATTGTGGTGATTTCTGGACTAACAACAGCGGTGGGTTCTTCAACAATGCGGGCCAACAATGGCTCTAGCCAACCATGGAAACACTCACCTGTCCAGGGGAGGAAGGCGAGAGATCTTTGTTTAGAGTTGCATTACTTGGCAGCGTTAAGAAAATAGATCAAAAAGGGAACAGATAAAGTAAAGCAGAACACATAACGTTTGGAGAATTCTAGGATAAATATTGTACTTGCAGTGCTTCTCAATCATGGTCATGGGGACCCacttccctgctccaacacacctgatttaaaTGGCCAACTCATCAGGAAGCCTGATAAAAGAACCTATTCCCTGGAGCAAGGAAACATCTAACTCATGCAGGACAGTGTgttcccaggaccaggattgagaaaccccaGTCTAGGAGGTTGTCAGATAACATGCTATGATAGTAAAATATTTCTTTAtggctttaaaaaaactaaattggaCACATTTATGAAGGTTCTTACAAACTACTGCCTTCACCCCACCATGGCCTGTGGATCTTGAGGCTTTCAAGAATGATTAGAAAGAGGGGTCAGAGTTCAACAATAGGGGAGGAGTCTGTCTATTTAAGCTCACTGAGGAATAAGATATCTAAATTGTGTGAAGTAATAAAATTGGTGAGGATGACTGTTCTTAGcaggtctttaaaaaaaaggaataaaaacagtttGAGAAGCTTTCGTAGGAGTCTTGGTCCAAGAACAGACAATAATCAGGTTAAAGAATTTGCTTATACCTGTTCCTATTGATCACACTGAGATCATTTTGAGTAATATTAGAACATATGGTTGGAGAACTAGGCTTGGTAGCTCAAATTAAAAGTTGAAGGGTAATATTTGACAGTGGGCATTAATATTGAAAATAGAGCATAATCTGAATAGTTtctaaacaaaagaaaaacattcagatttaGCTTTTAGAAATAAATCCAATTATGTGCCatacaaaaataatcacaggcacattttctggcctttCTCTCCATCATGCTAGAATGAATCACTCTCCTTCTCCAATATGTCGTAGCTATGAATTATGTTTAGatttaatattatattcatCTGCAAATTGAGTACTGAGTGAAGGCgaagacattttaatttgtccCAAAACCCGGATAAATAACCCTGGGAGTGCTATTGATTAACAGTAACAGTGAGTGGCCTGGTTATTGATGTTGTGCGTTTCCTCACAGTGTGCGTCAAGGAAGGTGAGGATTTCTCCCTGAGCGAAACTGGCACCCAGCAGTCTGGCTGTAATGAGGCCCTTCCTTTCCTTCTGCCTGATTACATGGACAATCTTCAGCGGGCGGACGTACTCCTCCAGTTGGACCTTGAGGTGCTCTGTAATgataaaatcaaatcattgtATCCACCTCAAACTTAATTCATTCTAATAATTTCTGTCTAGGTGAGAACATTCAGGAAACCATGTAGTAGAGAGTGAGAATTGCAGTCAGTTCCAGTTGTGATCAGCAAACTGTGGCTATAAATGCGACACTAAGCAAACTAAGAACCAAACCAGCGCGTGATGCTGGGTTTTGTTCACAGGTGCAAACGTAAACTTACAACCAAAAGTATGGGTTTTTCCAGTGTTGTTCTAACTTAAAAAGGCAATAGAGTGGAAACACTGCTGGTAAAAATGGGTTTGACTTCCCTTCGAAAAGCACCCATGTGAATACCCATGTGAACTCACCAACCACATGTCACCAGCTTCTCTGGTGACAAAATGGGAAGTTTGGGTACAATAGGCATCCCAGCTGAGGGTAATGGAACGTAAGGGTAATGAAAAGAATATTTCAAGCTCAGACAATAAGCCGTTAAACACCAACACGTGACAGAGTTCTTCATAACTGTGCCTCTCTGCCAACGCTCAGCAAGGTGGAGAAGTCCTTTCATGTGTTTACATCGTCTCCATCTCTCTGATGTCGAGTTGGTGACAGCACTGTGGTAATGTTCGCTGGAAAGGTGCGGACACTTTCATAGTTTGTTgtctctacacacacatacgctgTATGCTGTAGTAAAAACGTTAACACCCTTGTGTTATCTTAACGACGCTCACGCCTTCTGCAACTGGACCGCTGCACTGAAAGTTTGAAGGTCGACATAATTAATACGTTACTTATAACTTGTTTTTCACTTAAGGAAGAGCCCATGTGTGCTTCCTTACGCTGTTTACACTCATTTAACTGACAGTTAAACTTCACAGCACTTAACAGGATTTGAGCTCTACCCCAAATACAGTCATGAAACTCAACTCCGAGCCTCTCTCACGGTCACCCAGCGACTTAACAAAGTCTTTTATATTCTGTCGGTGAGTGTTTGCATATGCTGTGGCAGGAGTGTAGTACCTGCTGTGCTGGCGTCATCTACCAGGATGATCTCATGGAGAAGGATAGCAGGAGATGTGTGTAGAACACTGTGGACAGTCCGGAGGAGGGTGGACCAAGCCTCGTTGTGGAAGACTATAATAACGCTGGTGTTGGGCAGAGGAGGGCAGCGGCGGAACTTCCTCTCCACGCACCTAAGCAGCGGCGggccataaaaacacagacagacaggcagagagagcgagaattCACAAGTGAAGCATGTGTAAGTGTGAGTCTGATGCAATGAAACTCACAGGACGTGCGGAGTGTCATACTGCCTAACAGACCACAGACCAACAGACATTGTATATAGCTCACCTAAAGGCTACTTTTTGACTGTAACTCTGTGAAACAAATAGAGGCCTATCAAGCATGTGACATGTTCTCATGTCAAGTTGGATAAACAGTTACAGAAAGTGATCTTGTTTATAGCAACACAGATAATGCCTCAGTCTCAGTTATCTCAGTTACTGACGAGTGCGTGCTGCTGTACTGAACTCAGTCGCTGCGGTTCTAATCAGATTAGACttttaactatgacatttacaaaCCTAATGGTGAGCTCAGTATGAAAATACGTGTAAATTTGCCACCGTGAGCTTAACCCCCGGCTGAGATATTATGTGGACCTGCTGAGCACGTCAACAGCTTGTTGGTGAAACAGTGATTATTTCAGATGGTTTTAAAGCTCGTTCTTACTCCACAGGCCTTGTGTCCTCCCCAAGACCACGACTGAGTGAGATGCGGTCGGAGGCAAACTGGTTGAAACAGTGTCGCGTCATGCcctcttccttctccttctcctcctctggggTCATGTGGTCTTTCTGAAATGACTTTGCATCTTCCCCGTAGCTATTGGGTTCCTGCGGCGGCCTTTCCAGGTGAGGCTTCAGTTCAGTCTGTGTGTAGAGGCCAGGAGGACATTTGGAATCGTGGGTGGGCTGCTCCTGTACTGGTGGTGGATGCGGGGCTTGGATCTGGAAACCAATGTTGTTGACCGCCTCTCGAACCATGATGATCATTTTGTCCTTCTTGTCCACCAGCTCCTGAAACCAGGGGTCTGCAGCAGAGGTAGAGCTGACGTCCCTCTGAAGAACCACTAGGACCACCATGAACAGAGTCCCCCCAAGGATCGCCAGTTTCAGAGGGGACAGGCGACGGCGCAGGAACGGCCGCATGTTTAAGGAAATGTGTCTCCCGAGGCtgttgaaacaaaaacaataacaaaaatcgAATTCCTCCAAAAAAACTGGCTGTAAAATGTTCAACAAAGCTCTTTTAAATACACTTCATTCGATTCCCCCACCTCTACACCCACTGAGGCATCCCagcattataaaaaaaagaggcagaaatgCAAGATAGAAGTATCTTAAACCGGTTTGTGCGTCTCTGCAACTGTCATAGCAGCGAGTAATTCAGCCAGCTTCACAGTCTCTTACAGAAACAGTCCCACAGAGAGtagagggggggaggaggagagtgaacaAACACACCACTCCTCTCAATGCACACCTGAATTCACCTGTTCCAGCCACAGTCCTCCAGGACCCACGTGGCAGCAGGTGAGCTGTGACACACTGCTTGCTCAAGCTGCAACTCCCATGCTACATAATAAGTGAAGCACAGCCCATAACGAAGACACCTGCTCCAATGACACTTCACCAGCAATGATCAGCTGTCATTTGCTGCAGGAAGTAGAGTCTGCTACATGGAGCATTACAGGACCGTAGGTCCACCCTGCATTGATACAACGGCAAGATGTTTCCGGCTCAGGGAAACAGGATATTGTTGAAATACAGGACATCAGCTTGTCTTTAGGTGATCAGTGTTCAGTTAGAGACTCACTCTTACTTGCTcatgattcatttattatctTCTCAAGCCACAGGCTGGGTCAAGTTTGAAAGATGGCTTACAGgagatt
This window harbors:
- the galnt6 gene encoding polypeptide N-acetylgalactosaminyltransferase 6 produces the protein MRPFLRRRLSPLKLAILGGTLFMVVLVVLQRDVSSTSAADPWFQELVDKKDKMIIMVREAVNNIGFQIQAPHPPPVQEQPTHDSKCPPGLYTQTELKPHLERPPQEPNSYGEDAKSFQKDHMTPEEEKEKEEGMTRHCFNQFASDRISLSRGLGEDTRPVECVERKFRRCPPLPNTSVIIVFHNEAWSTLLRTVHSVLHTSPAILLHEIILVDDASTAEHLKVQLEEYVRPLKIVHVIRQKERKGLITARLLGASFAQGEILTFLDAHCECFHGWLEPLLARIVEEPTAVVSPEITTIDLNSFQFHKPVVTNRAYNRGTFDWSLTFGWEAIPEEARKLRKDETYPVKTPTFAGGLFSISKKYFEHIGTYDDQMEIWGGENVEMSFRVWQCGGQLEIIPCSVVGHVFRTKSPHTFPKGTEVTRNQVRLAEVWMDDYKKIFYRRNKNAATMASEHKYGDVTDRLNLKERLQCKNFTWYLNTVYPEAFIPDLAPEKYGALRNSGSKTCLDVGEHNEGGKPLIMYTCHNMGGNQYFEYSSHKELRHNIGKQLCLHATPYPERVKIELCQRKGKGTSLSPQQEWVFTEENLLKNPSSGKCLQLKEGRTKMDDCNAADLYQHWSFS